Proteins encoded by one window of Puntigrus tetrazona isolate hp1 chromosome 25, ASM1883169v1, whole genome shotgun sequence:
- the LOC122331242 gene encoding calcium-independent phospholipase A2-gamma, which yields MNVLQQPAPTQPAPPTAPQAPPPAIQEQECRVTGSAQAPPLFHPGSLSVYLGETYDYVSQHINSYFSSVTDPRSSRPEPSSVQSFLGTVITPLVPRLRSAADEAVRSEEQRAGRLLLQREKIVARLSVDNRTRALVQALRRASDVQLYIRRVEDLSLHLLEFPETRSVAVQERVIPCLLRLRQAGDVSLKASVRKALALLGFNDPVKKRGVRILSIDGGGTRGLLALQTLRCLQELSGKPVHQLFDYICGVSTGAILGFLLGVFQMPLKDCEDLYKKLSSDVFKQNPIVGTVKMSWSHAFYDSQTWETLLKEKIGSELMIETRRDPDCPKVAAVSTVVSLSPPVRAFVFRNYRLPLGERSHYHGSCRHRLWEALRASSAAPGYFQEFSLGQHLHQDGGMLVNNPTALAIHESQCVWPDVPLQCVVSLGTGRFRTPGKSRVSSTSLKTKLSHVISSATDTEEVHALLDALLPPDTYFRFNPFMSEDVSLDESRPEKLEQMQADGLQYLDRNQQKLQRAVRELSRDKSSVQRLTDWLRLKALMNQSF from the exons ATGAATGTTTT GCAACAGCCCGCCCCTACGCAACCAGCCCCGCCCACCGCACCACAGGCCCCACCCCCAGCAATCCAGGAGCAGGAGTGCAGAGTAACTGGATCAGCACAGGCCCCGCCCCTCTTCCACCCGGGCTCCCTCAGCGTGTATCTGGGCGAGACGTACGACTATGTGTCTCAGCATATCAACTCTTACTTCAGCAGCGTGACTGACCCCAGGTCCTCTCGCCCAGAGCCCTCGAGCGTCCAGAGCTTCTTAGGGACCGTCATCACGCCGCTGGTCCCTCGGCTCAGAAGCGCAGCGGATGAAGCGGTCAGGAGTGAGGAGCAGAGAGCCGGCCGCCTGCTGCTCCAGAGAGAAAAG ATCGTGGCGAGGCTGAGTGTGGATAACCGGACGCGGGCTCTGGTTCAGGCTCTCCGTCGGGCGTCAGACGTACAGCTCTACATCCGTCGGGTGGAGGATCTCAGTCTCCATCTGCTGGAGTTCCCAGAGACTCGATCCGTAGCTGTTCAG GAGCGAGTGATCCCGTGTCTGCTGCGTCTGCGTCAGGCTGGAGACGTCTCTCTGAAAGCTTCGGTCAGAAAGGCTCTGGCTCTGCTGGGCTTCAATGATCCTGTGAAGAAACGAGGCGTTCGGATCCTCTCCATCGATGGAGGAGGAACCCG ggGTCTTCTGGCTCTTCAGACGCTCCGCTGTTTACAGGAGCTGTCAGGAAAACCTGTTCATCAGCTCTTCGACTACATCTGCGGCGTcagcacag gtgcgATCCTGGGCTTCTTGCTGGGCGTCTTCCAGATGCCTCTGAAGGACTGTGAGGATCTCTATAAGAAGCTGAGCTCAGACGTCTTCAAGCAGAACCCGATCGTGGGAACAGTGAAGATGAGCTGGAGCCACGCTTTCTACGACAGCCAGACCTGGGAGACGCTGCtgaa AGAGAAGATAGGCTCGGAGCTGATGATTGAGACCAGACGAGACCCAGACTGTCCCAAA gTGGCAGCGGTCAGCACCGTGGTCAGTCTCTCTCCTCCGGTCAGAGCCTTCGTCTTCAGGAACTACAGGCTTCCTCTCGGAGAACGCTCTCATTATCACGGCTCCTGCAGGCACCGGCTCTGGGAGGCCCTCCGCGCCTCGTCCGCGGCCCCTGGGTACTTCCAGGAGTTCAGTCTGGGACAACACCTGCACCAG gacgGGGGGATGCTGGTCAATAACCCCACGGCTCTGGCCATCCAcgagagtcagtgtgtgtggCCGGACGTCCCGCTGCAGTGTGTGGTGTCTCTGGGGACGGGACGCTTCCGGACGCCGGGGAAGAGCCGTGTGTCCAGCACCAGCCTGAAGACCAAGCTGAGTCACGTGATCAGCAGCGCCACCGACACCGAGG aggtGCACGCTCTTCTGGACGCTCTGCTCCCGCCGGACACGTACTTCCGCTTTAACCCCTTCATGAGCGAAGACGTGTCTCTGGACGAGAGCCGACCGGAGAAGCTGGAGCAGATGCAGGCCGACGGTCTTCAGTATCTGGACAGAAACCAGCAGAAGCTCCAGAGAGCCGTCCGAGAGCTGTCCCGAGACAAGAGCTCCGTCCAGAGACTGACCGACTGGCTGCGGCTCAAAGCGCTCATGAACCAGAGCTTCTAg